One Oceanicoccus sagamiensis genomic region harbors:
- the hisF gene encoding imidazole glycerol phosphate synthase subunit HisF — MGLAKRIIPCLDVDNGRVVKGVNFVDIRDAGDPVEIAKRYNEQGADEITFLDITATHEGRDTTVHTVEKIAAEVFIPLTVGGGIREVDDIRTMLNAGADKVAINSAAIHNPDFVTEAAERFGSQCIVVAIDAKQVSAEGEPLRWEIFTHGGRKPTGINAVEWAVKMVANGAGEILLTSMDGDGTKNGYDLPLNRAISEAVSVPVIASGGVGNLQHLVDGVVEGGVDAVLAASIFHFGEHTVPEAKRFMAEQGIEVRL, encoded by the coding sequence ATGGGTTTAGCAAAAAGAATTATTCCTTGTCTCGATGTTGATAACGGTCGTGTTGTTAAGGGCGTTAACTTTGTCGATATTCGCGATGCCGGTGACCCGGTAGAAATCGCCAAGCGCTATAACGAGCAGGGCGCGGATGAAATTACTTTTCTGGATATTACGGCCACCCATGAAGGCCGCGATACGACCGTGCATACGGTTGAGAAGATTGCTGCTGAAGTATTTATTCCATTGACGGTAGGTGGTGGCATTCGCGAAGTAGACGATATTCGCACCATGCTAAATGCCGGTGCCGATAAAGTGGCGATTAACTCCGCGGCTATCCACAATCCGGATTTTGTCACAGAGGCGGCTGAGCGTTTTGGTTCTCAGTGTATTGTGGTGGCCATTGATGCCAAGCAAGTCAGTGCCGAAGGCGAACCTTTGCGTTGGGAAATTTTTACTCACGGTGGTCGCAAACCTACCGGTATTAATGCGGTTGAGTGGGCGGTAAAAATGGTGGCCAATGGTGCCGGGGAAATTTTGCTGACCAGTATGGATGGCGACGGTACTAAAAACGGATATGACCTGCCATTAAACCGGGCAATTAGTGAGGCAGTGTCAGTGCCGGTGATTGCTTCAGGTGGTGTGGGCAATCTACAGCATTTGGTTGATGGTGTGGTAGAAGGTGGCGTGGATGCCGTATTAGCGGCGAGTATTTTTCACTTTGGTGAGCACACGGTACCAGAAGCAAAACGCTTTATGGCCGAGCAGGGAATAGAAGTCAGGTTGTAG
- the hisA gene encoding 1-(5-phosphoribosyl)-5-[(5-phosphoribosylamino)methylideneamino]imidazole-4-carboxamide isomerase, translating into MLIIPAIDLKDGACVRLRQGLMDDSTVYGDDPVQMASRWVEAGCRRLHLVDLNGAFDGKPINGEAVTAIAKAYPDLPIQIGGGIRNLETIEHYINAGVNYLIIGTKAVKEPEFVSEACKAFPGHIIVGLDAKDGLVATDGWAEVSDIKATELAKRFEQDGVESIVYTDISRDGMMQGVNVEQTVTMAQASSIPVIASGGVTNMDDIKALQAVAGEGILGAITGRAIYEGTLDVAAAQTYCDQT; encoded by the coding sequence ATGTTAATTATTCCTGCAATAGATTTAAAAGATGGTGCCTGCGTTCGTCTACGCCAGGGTTTGATGGATGATTCCACCGTTTACGGTGATGATCCGGTGCAAATGGCAAGCCGCTGGGTAGAGGCGGGTTGCCGCCGTTTGCATTTAGTGGATTTAAATGGCGCCTTTGATGGCAAGCCGATAAACGGTGAAGCGGTTACCGCTATTGCTAAAGCTTATCCTGACCTGCCTATCCAGATTGGCGGCGGTATTCGCAATTTGGAAACTATCGAGCATTATATTAATGCCGGTGTAAATTATTTAATTATCGGCACCAAAGCGGTTAAAGAACCCGAATTTGTCAGCGAAGCCTGTAAAGCTTTTCCCGGGCATATTATTGTGGGGCTGGATGCCAAAGACGGTTTGGTCGCCACTGATGGTTGGGCGGAAGTGTCTGATATTAAAGCCACCGAGTTGGCAAAACGGTTTGAGCAAGATGGTGTTGAATCGATTGTTTATACCGATATCAGCCGCGACGGTATGATGCAGGGCGTGAACGTTGAGCAGACAGTCACCATGGCGCAAGCCTCAAGTATTCCAGTGATTGCCTCTGGCGGCGTTACCAATATGGATGATATTAAAGCGCTGCAAGCGGTCGCTGGCGAAGGTATTTTGGGAGCTATTACCGGTCGCGCTATTTATGAAGGTACGCTGGATGTTGCAGCGGCTCAAACGTATTGTGATCAAACATAA
- the hisH gene encoding imidazole glycerol phosphate synthase subunit HisH, giving the protein MAKSTVAVIDYGMGNLHSVASAVQHVADTMNNRVEVIVTGDAEKIMAADRVIFPGVGAIRDCMAEILRTGVDQVVAEVAASKPMLAICVGMQALMNSSEENNGVNCLGLFPGEVKFFGNPLNDTDGSTLKVPHMGWNQLHQTIDHAMWSGIEQDSRFYFVHSYYVHTTEPSLVAATAGYGVNIHAALYRDNVFAVQCHPEKSSTAGLQLLGNFLQWDGQS; this is encoded by the coding sequence ATGGCTAAAAGTACCGTTGCTGTCATTGACTACGGCATGGGTAATTTGCATTCTGTTGCCAGTGCTGTTCAGCATGTTGCGGATACTATGAATAACCGTGTCGAGGTTATTGTTACCGGCGATGCTGAAAAAATTATGGCGGCTGATCGGGTTATTTTTCCCGGCGTAGGTGCAATTCGTGATTGCATGGCAGAGATTCTTCGCACCGGGGTGGATCAAGTGGTAGCAGAAGTTGCCGCGAGTAAACCCATGCTGGCGATTTGTGTAGGTATGCAGGCCTTGATGAATAGCAGTGAAGAAAATAACGGTGTTAATTGTCTGGGCTTATTCCCTGGCGAGGTAAAGTTTTTTGGTAATCCATTAAATGATACCGATGGCAGCACACTTAAAGTTCCGCATATGGGTTGGAACCAATTACACCAAACTATTGACCACGCTATGTGGTCCGGTATTGAACAAGATAGCCGTTTTTATTTTGTGCACAGCTATTACGTGCATACTACCGAACCGTCTTTAGTCGCGGCAACGGCAGGCTATGGCGTTAATATTCACGCAGCGCTCTATCGCGATAATGTGTTTGCTGTGCAGTGCCACCCGGAAAAAAGTAGCACAGCAGGTTTGCAATTGCTGGGCAATTTTTTGCAGTGGGATGGCCAAAGTTAA
- the hisB gene encoding imidazoleglycerol-phosphate dehydratase HisB, with product MADRKATISRDTLETQITVSINLDGTGEARFDTGVPFLDHMMDQIARHGLIDLDIQAKGDLHIDAHHTVEDIGITLGQAFNEAVGDKKGIVRYGHSYVPLDEALSRVVIDFSGRPGLEWHVPFTRGSVGGFDVDLFIEFFQGFINHAKVTLHVDNLRGKNTHHQAETVFKAFGRALRMALAADERMEGVMPSTKGTL from the coding sequence ATGGCGGATCGTAAAGCCACCATCAGTCGGGATACCCTCGAAACCCAAATCACTGTATCGATCAATTTGGACGGTACCGGCGAAGCCAGATTTGATACCGGTGTCCCCTTTCTTGACCATATGATGGACCAGATTGCCCGTCACGGTTTGATTGATCTGGATATTCAGGCCAAAGGTGATTTGCATATTGATGCCCACCACACAGTGGAAGATATTGGTATTACCCTGGGCCAGGCCTTTAACGAGGCGGTAGGCGATAAAAAAGGCATCGTGCGCTACGGCCACTCCTATGTGCCTTTGGACGAAGCCCTGTCACGGGTGGTGATAGACTTTTCTGGCCGCCCCGGCCTGGAATGGCATGTCCCCTTTACTCGCGGTTCGGTCGGTGGCTTTGATGTCGATCTGTTTATTGAGTTTTTCCAGGGCTTTATCAATCACGCTAAAGTGACACTGCATGTTGATAATCTGCGCGGTAAAAATACTCACCACCAGGCCGAGACCGTGTTTAAGGCGTTTGGTCGTGCCCTGCGTATGGCGCTGGCTGCGGATGAGCGTATGGAAGGTGTGATGCCCTCAACCAAAGGCACGCTGTAG
- the mutY gene encoding A/G-specific adenine glycosylase, which yields MTKPRDSINISKRVLQWFDHSGRKDLPWQQAINPYRVWVSEIMLQQTQVSTVIPYFQRFMEELPTVEALAAASEDQVLHLWTGLGYYSRARNLHKTAQLVCAEHQGEFPNTVAGLSELPGIGRSTAGAIVSIAFQLPAAILDGNVKRVLARFHAIEGWPGQTAVLKNLWQVAEAHAPRQRVADYSQAMMDLGATLCTRSKPACALCPLKKDCIAHADGTELQFPGKKPKKKLPVKTTQMLIIKNAENELLLEKRPPSGIWGGLWVFPQISTDEDASHYCEDYLGQAPGHIEHWDRYRHTFSHYHLDISPVVISLDKAPSIVMEADRQLWYNLHQPATIGLAAPIKKLMAKLI from the coding sequence ATGACGAAACCCAGAGATTCTATCAATATCAGCAAACGGGTATTGCAGTGGTTCGACCACTCCGGCCGCAAAGATCTGCCCTGGCAACAGGCGATTAACCCCTACCGGGTTTGGGTGTCGGAGATTATGCTGCAACAGACTCAGGTCAGTACAGTTATCCCCTACTTCCAGCGCTTTATGGAAGAACTACCCACCGTGGAAGCGCTGGCAGCAGCCAGTGAAGATCAGGTACTGCATCTGTGGACGGGGCTGGGCTATTATTCCCGCGCTCGCAATCTGCATAAGACGGCACAGCTAGTCTGCGCTGAGCATCAGGGAGAGTTTCCCAATACCGTGGCAGGGCTTAGCGAATTACCCGGTATTGGCCGCTCAACGGCCGGAGCCATTGTTTCCATTGCCTTCCAGCTACCCGCCGCCATTCTGGACGGCAATGTTAAGCGGGTATTGGCCCGTTTCCACGCTATCGAAGGCTGGCCCGGACAAACGGCGGTATTAAAAAACCTCTGGCAGGTAGCAGAAGCCCATGCCCCCAGGCAAAGAGTTGCTGACTACAGTCAGGCGATGATGGATTTAGGCGCCACCCTGTGCACCCGCTCCAAACCAGCCTGTGCACTATGCCCCCTGAAGAAAGACTGCATCGCCCATGCAGACGGCACTGAATTGCAATTTCCCGGTAAAAAACCCAAGAAAAAGCTGCCCGTCAAAACCACACAGATGCTGATTATCAAAAATGCAGAGAATGAACTGCTACTGGAGAAAAGACCCCCCAGCGGAATTTGGGGCGGCTTATGGGTTTTCCCTCAAATCAGCACCGATGAGGATGCCAGCCACTACTGTGAGGATTATTTGGGTCAGGCACCTGGCCATATCGAGCACTGGGATCGCTATCGCCATACCTTTAGCCATTACCACCTGGATATCAGCCCGGTGGTTATTAGCCTCGATAAAGCCCCGTCGATAGTCATGGAAGCTGACCGACAGCTCTGGTATAACCTGCACCAACCAGCAACTATCGGCCTGGCAGCCCCCATCAAAAAGCTGATGGCCAAACTTATCTAA
- a CDS encoding oxidative damage protection protein codes for MSRTVFCKKYQQDLEGLNTPPYPGAKGQEIFDTISKKAWEEWLAHQTMLINERQLNMIDAKDRQFLQEQMDKFMAGEDYAKADGYVPEENK; via the coding sequence ATGTCACGCACTGTGTTTTGCAAGAAATACCAACAGGACCTTGAGGGTCTAAATACCCCACCCTACCCCGGCGCCAAGGGGCAGGAGATCTTTGACACCATATCCAAAAAGGCCTGGGAAGAATGGCTGGCCCACCAAACCATGCTGATTAACGAGCGCCAGCTCAATATGATTGATGCCAAGGACCGCCAATTCCTGCAAGAACAGATGGATAAGTTTATGGCTGGCGAGGACTATGCCAAAGCCGATGGCTATGTACCGGAAGAGAATAAATAA
- a CDS encoding tyrosine-type recombinase/integrase: MALTDSKIRNLKPRDKTYRVADEKGLYLEVFPNSSKYWRHKYRFNGKEKRLAYGVYPEVTLKEARSKRDTSRKLLEHDTDPGAAKLAKKAAISEAAANSFQIVALEWYEKQKPTWATSTAKKRKALIDNDLIPWLGKRPVSDISAAEILTTLQRIENRGAKETAHNGRQVASQIFRYARLTQRCTHDPVQDLKGALSPKQTNHRPAITEPAELGKLLVAIDEYQGTHIVRSLLALCPLLFQRPGEMIAMEWQEIDLESGEWQLPADKMKMKTAHLVPLPQQAIAIIKDLHPLTGQSRYVFPNQSKRRTHHASNGTINKALQNIGIDTKTVHCAHGFRATARTILDEQLGFRAEWIEHQLAHQVRDTLGRAYNRTKHLPQRAEMMQKWADYLDTLKIETSQSNILVGNFSKEI, from the coding sequence ATGGCGCTAACTGATTCAAAAATAAGGAATTTAAAGCCAAGAGATAAGACCTATAGGGTCGCAGATGAAAAGGGGCTATATCTCGAGGTTTTCCCAAACAGCTCCAAGTACTGGCGACACAAATACCGCTTCAACGGCAAAGAAAAGCGGCTAGCTTATGGTGTCTATCCAGAAGTCACTCTAAAAGAAGCCCGCTCCAAACGCGACACCTCCCGCAAGCTGTTAGAACATGATACCGACCCAGGCGCAGCCAAGCTGGCAAAGAAAGCTGCAATAAGTGAAGCCGCTGCTAATAGCTTCCAGATAGTGGCCCTTGAATGGTATGAAAAGCAAAAGCCCACATGGGCGACAAGCACCGCAAAAAAGCGCAAAGCTCTGATTGATAACGACCTGATACCGTGGTTGGGCAAACGCCCTGTCAGCGATATTAGCGCCGCCGAAATACTCACCACCCTGCAACGCATAGAAAATCGTGGAGCCAAAGAAACCGCTCACAACGGCCGCCAAGTTGCTTCCCAAATATTTCGCTATGCCAGACTAACCCAACGCTGCACTCATGACCCCGTGCAAGATCTCAAAGGGGCATTATCGCCTAAGCAAACCAATCACCGCCCCGCCATCACCGAGCCAGCAGAACTGGGAAAACTATTAGTCGCTATAGACGAATACCAAGGTACTCATATTGTCCGCTCATTGCTGGCCCTTTGCCCCCTATTATTTCAGCGACCTGGCGAAATGATTGCCATGGAATGGCAAGAGATCGATTTAGAGTCCGGCGAATGGCAACTACCTGCAGATAAGATGAAAATGAAGACTGCTCACCTTGTACCACTGCCACAACAAGCTATAGCCATAATAAAAGACTTACATCCCCTTACTGGACAGAGCCGCTATGTTTTCCCCAACCAAAGCAAGCGTCGCACCCATCACGCCAGCAATGGCACCATTAACAAAGCCTTGCAAAATATTGGGATAGATACCAAAACCGTTCACTGCGCTCATGGTTTTCGTGCCACTGCACGCACAATACTTGATGAGCAACTGGGTTTTCGGGCGGAGTGGATAGAGCACCAACTGGCGCATCAGGTACGGGACACCTTAGGTCGAGCTTATAACCGCACCAAACACCTACCACAAAGGGCCGAGATGATGCAGAAATGGGCCGATTATTTAGACACACTTAAAATAGAGACTTCGCAGAGTAATATTCTTGTAGGTAATTTTAGTAAGGAAATCTAG
- a CDS encoding ABC transporter six-transmembrane domain-containing protein, with protein sequence MGMIREMVEFMENSLPELIASVIGLVGVIVIIASLNLNVFIGSIVATVLIFIVYVATSKKTVSLNKSYNDELENQVAAISKNEVSHLDKHLRDIMKWNIKLSDLEAINFSIAFIILISFLVMSIIISVDDGIVQYGSLFALIMYVFQYMENVANLPFFYQNWLRLTEIKERIENI encoded by the coding sequence TTGGGAATGATTAGGGAAATGGTCGAGTTTATGGAAAACTCACTTCCTGAATTGATTGCAAGCGTGATTGGTCTAGTTGGAGTTATTGTAATTATTGCTTCTTTGAATCTTAATGTTTTTATAGGAAGCATTGTTGCTACAGTTTTAATATTTATTGTTTATGTCGCTACAAGCAAAAAAACAGTTTCGTTGAACAAATCCTATAATGACGAACTTGAAAATCAGGTAGCTGCAATTTCAAAAAATGAAGTTTCTCATCTTGATAAGCATCTGCGAGATATAATGAAGTGGAATATCAAACTGTCAGATCTTGAGGCAATAAATTTTTCTATCGCTTTTATAATCTTAATTAGCTTTTTGGTTATGTCTATAATTATTTCCGTTGATGACGGAATCGTGCAGTATGGCTCTCTATTTGCACTAATAATGTATGTTTTTCAATATATGGAAAATGTTGCAAATCTCCCATTCTTTTATCAGAACTGGTTGCGGTTAACTGAAATAAAAGAAAGGATTGAAAACATATAA
- a CDS encoding GNAT family N-acetyltransferase: MKDYSDPTMQVALKQGINLQGGTHLHDPFRLNHNYGYVEQNPFNAVDPFGLDSFGSSFGSIGSVSGGGLPLPLGFENGFDNAVDQGRCFLSCVLKEKIVSVPADYAQDKVVNMGGELAKQGAKRVGYVQIVILFNECKKETKINTIRKYKEKDLENVVDIWYQSSTLAHPFLEPDFVKKVKKDMHEIYIPNSETWVYEEEDKIVGFIGMIGNEIGGLFVLPDQHSKGIGTKLVNLILELHDELEVEVFKKNKIGRAFYDKYGFEFMKEYFDEASNNDVLRLKFKK, translated from the coding sequence ATGAAAGATTATTCCGACCCTACAATGCAGGTAGCATTAAAGCAGGGAATTAATTTACAAGGTGGTACGCATCTCCACGATCCCTTTCGGCTCAATCATAATTATGGGTATGTTGAGCAGAACCCATTCAATGCAGTTGATCCTTTTGGTTTGGATAGCTTTGGTTCTAGTTTTGGTTCAATTGGAAGCGTAAGCGGCGGTGGATTACCTCTTCCTCTAGGGTTTGAAAACGGATTTGATAACGCTGTAGATCAAGGCAGGTGTTTTCTTAGTTGTGTGTTAAAAGAAAAAATAGTTAGTGTGCCAGCTGATTATGCTCAAGATAAAGTTGTGAACATGGGAGGGGAGCTAGCCAAGCAAGGCGCAAAAAGGGTAGGCTATGTGCAAATAGTTATACTTTTTAACGAATGCAAAAAGGAAACAAAAATAAATACGATTAGAAAATATAAAGAAAAAGACCTCGAGAACGTCGTTGATATTTGGTATCAATCATCTACTCTGGCACATCCATTTCTTGAACCTGACTTTGTGAAAAAAGTAAAAAAAGATATGCACGAAATTTACATACCAAATTCCGAAACATGGGTTTATGAAGAGGAAGATAAAATTGTTGGCTTTATCGGAATGATTGGCAACGAAATCGGCGGTCTCTTTGTTTTGCCTGATCAACACTCAAAAGGAATCGGCACAAAACTGGTAAATCTCATTCTTGAACTCCACGATGAACTCGAAGTAGAAGTTTTCAAAAAGAATAAAATTGGGAGAGCATTTTATGACAAATACGGTTTTGAGTTTATGAAGGAATATTTTGATGAAGCGTCGAATAATGATGTTTTGAGGCTAAAATTCAAAAAGTAA
- a CDS encoding polysaccharide deacetylase family protein, translating to MLSNPKVLLKAAKQLLLESTFSKSQYIELDKCLVSFTFDDVPVSAVTHGAKILEDNNVRGTYYVASGINPDGSSFLAPEHMYQLADAGHEIGCHTFHHTNLRWASGAATIADCSQNTQAIQKILPEYAIKNFAYPFGSVGPRSKRVLRNLYTSMRTSDEGLNVGKTDLSHLRAVSLYSETFSREHILNILEQAIQKKAWLVFYTHDVADDHGPWGTSIDDFQWVVDQCANRQCEILRVDAALKKIGADS from the coding sequence ATGTTGTCGAACCCGAAAGTACTTTTGAAAGCAGCAAAACAACTTTTACTGGAATCAACCTTCAGTAAGTCACAGTATATTGAGCTTGATAAATGTCTGGTGTCTTTTACCTTCGATGACGTACCCGTTTCCGCTGTAACCCATGGCGCTAAAATCCTTGAAGATAACAATGTCAGAGGAACTTACTATGTAGCATCGGGAATTAATCCCGATGGAAGTTCTTTTTTAGCTCCAGAGCATATGTACCAGCTCGCTGATGCGGGCCATGAAATAGGTTGCCATACGTTTCATCATACGAATTTACGTTGGGCATCCGGGGCGGCTACGATAGCGGATTGTTCCCAAAATACTCAGGCTATACAAAAAATATTGCCAGAGTACGCTATAAAAAACTTTGCCTATCCCTTTGGTTCTGTGGGGCCGCGTTCAAAGCGTGTGCTGAGAAATCTGTATACAAGTATGCGAACCAGTGATGAAGGCTTGAACGTAGGGAAAACCGATTTATCTCATCTTCGCGCGGTTAGCCTGTATTCTGAGACATTTAGTCGCGAACATATTCTCAACATCCTAGAGCAGGCAATTCAAAAAAAGGCATGGTTAGTCTTTTACACCCATGACGTGGCGGATGATCACGGGCCATGGGGAACATCGATCGATGATTTCCAATGGGTTGTTGATCAGTGTGCCAATAGACAGTGTGAAATTTTGCGAGTTGATGCTGCGCTCAAAAAGATTGGTGCTGACTCGTAG